A window of Meriones unguiculatus strain TT.TT164.6M chromosome 13 unlocalized genomic scaffold, Bangor_MerUng_6.1 Chr13_unordered_Scaffold_45, whole genome shotgun sequence genomic DNA:
atcttagccattctaatggctataaggtgaaatctcagggttgttttgatttgcatttccctgatgattaaggaagttgaacattgctttaagtgtttctctgccattcaatattcctctattgagaattctgtttagctccattctgtttactatatttttaattggattatttttgtttaatttcttgagttctttatatattctggattagccctctgtcagctatcgggttggtgaagatcctttcctaatctgtaggctgttgtttaagtctgatgacagtgtcttttgtttacaaaaacttttcagtttcatgaggtcccagttattaactgttgctcttagagcttgagctgttggtgttctgtttaggaagtactctcttatgccaatgagttcaaggctcttcaatgtatatgtaggctttttgttatttctggtgttattgaagtctagttttaggccatgtggtctgataggatacaagggattattttgatcttcttgtatctcttgaggcctGTTTTGTGCCcgattatatggtcaattttagggaaagttccatgaggtgctgaaaagaaggtaaaagaaggtatactcttttgtgtttgggtgaaaagttctgtagacatctattaggtccatttgatttaggacctttaTTGTCATTacttccctatttagcttctgtctagatgatctgtcccttggtgagagtagagtgttgaagtctcccaatattaaagtgttgggatcgatgtgtggtttaagctttaatcatATTTCATTcgcaaatgcaggtgctcttgatTTGGGGGCATAGACATTCAGGGTTgtaatgtcctcctggtggatttttcttttgatgagaatggaTTGCCCttcatcatcttttttgattaattttggttgaaagtctattttatcaaggATATTGGcctgtggttttctttttgtgtagttTTAATGGGTTTGCAAatgacagcaatgctggatttctagaaaggGGTTTCACaggctccttctgtttcttttcctttttttttcttttcttttcatgataGTTTAAGAAGGATTATTGTAGCtcctttttgaatgtctggtagaattgtggTGTGACTTCATgttaagcagacacacccaagtggagtagatgattagaaataatcaaattcagagctgaaatcaatgtattaggtacaaagaaaacaattcaaagaatcaatgagactaacagctggttctttgagaaaatcaacaagatagacaaatccttagccaaactaagtaaaaggcagagaaaaactatccaaatcagcaaaatcagaaatgaaaatgggaacgtaacaacagacattgaggaaatccaaacaatcattaggtcttaatacaaaagcctatatgccataaaatttaaaaagctaaataaaatggacaattctcttgatagattccatttaccaaaattaaatctagatcaggtaaataaattgaatagtcctatatctcccaaggaaatagaatcagtcttccaaaaaaagaaagcccagggccagatggtttcagcgcagaattctaccagacattcaaagaagagctaaccccaattctcttcaaacgaattcacaaaatagatacagaaggaacattatcaaactcattctaggaagccagtcacattgatacctaatccacacaaagatccaagaaaaaaagagaacttcagacctatctctcttatgaatattggtgcaaaaatactcaataaaatacttgcaaaccacatccaagaacacattaaagatatcatccaccatgtccaggctagagcagtaagaaaactaaaggagatcaaggggatacaagtcagaaagatacaagtcaaagtatcactattcacaggtgttatgatagtatacatgagtggacCCACAAATGCTACCAGAGAACTCGTACAGCTGATGaataccttcagcaaaattgctggatataaaattaactcaaaaaaatccgaagtcttcctgtatacaaaagacaagtgggctgagatagaaattgaGGCAACAACAACCTTCCAGtattcacaaataatataaagtacattggttTAACTCTTACCAAGAAcgggaaagatctgtatgaaaaaaaaaacttcaaatctctgaagaaagaaattgaagaagatatgagaagatggagagattttccatgcttatggatcagtaagaataacagcaaaaatggtcatcctaccaaaagaaatctagagattaatgcaattcccatcaaaatatcaacactattccttacagaccttgaaagaacaattctcaacaacatattaaaaaaaaaaagaatagttaaaacaacccagtatgataaagaacttctgaagttatctccatccttgatctaaAGCTATACTATAAAGCAAGAGTAATAATAACGACATAGTACTGGCAGAGAAAAAgccttgtggatcaatggaattgaatcagatatccagaaataaacccacacacctacagacaggcaggactaaagccagaaatttatacactgaacccCCACGCTATGTCCTTCTCCCTATCAAGCTACTTAAGACCTCCATCCCCCGGTACTACAGCATAGAATCTCTACTTCCCCTCTCAATAGACTACCGTATCAGTGTTCtgtctgagagaaaaatcctgcttttggaaatgcctgtctGCTCTCTTTTAAGTCCATGACACCTGCATCAatcctgatctaacagacactgcAACATGCACTGAGGAAAGCTGTAAATCAttggttcatattttaaaagttttcatttaactaagcatttaaatgcaaaaaaaattaatgggtAGACTTCtagatgtataaaatctaacaacattaaatcaagatgaaataaattattaaaacagacacataacaaccaagatagaaatggtaacttaaaaatctctcaaaaaaaaagagaaaagaaaagcctaggtctagagattcagcatgaattctacaagagtCGCAAATAACTCACtacaatactcctcaaagtattccatagaagggaaaaggaagaaacacttccatatttttgttaagacaccagcagtattatcttgattagaaaaaaaatcaacttctgaaaattaataacacaacctaatattgtgttaactaattaataattcATGTTATAAAGAACTTCTATACAGGTACTCAGTTATTCATACAAGAGACAAACTCACTCACCTAATACATCATGACTGGAAGCCATGATTACAGACTATTTCAATATCAGTATCAAATATTACTGATCCCCATAATGCTAAATTATATAGTACAcactcacatttcatcttttatttacctatcattgactgaatgaaaagttcaattgaCTTGCTCAACAATCATCTTGATATCCTACTTAAAGTTCATCTCCAAGATTCGTAAGTGTAAACGAGTCctagtttatatcttgttggtttaaaacccaCACATTATACTCATCACTAACACACTGAGTTGCGGCCCAGGCTTATGAgtactgtctgtgttctaaaatttattaaTGGAACCACAATTTTCGTTTCACATTCATCTTACCTTATTAATACTAAATCATCTGTGAAAgcaattacttttctgttactgctgACTTGACgacagggtatttattgtccacaaaaggaTCTTTTTATGGTCTTTTGTCATAAATAcagattgtattttaggtgaaatggTTGCTTTGCAATATGAGGCCATAGTCTATATCTTATGTCATTGGACATATtctatgaaatcataaaaattttggttcttgaacttgctatatttttacaCTATGTACAATTgtatcttacagaatttcatctcacactaggaaatcatttgttgaaaaacattcaaatttaatgtcttcaaatgagtgctttctGTCCCCAAATCatgtaatatatacacatacactttgacagaatctatttccattttaatttgtacttgcaaatataagatgaaaatgttttataggTTTGAGGATAGTAATTACTTAACAATAATATAAGATCCTGATGCTTCgcttgcttatgagtgaggcttacctgacATGGAAGAAGCCagtccatgtttctgtcttctttaggtcccatttcaattttgctcagcagcattttatggagggcatgggacactgcatacactgcattccgtattgaatagctgggctcagaaacggtcaccacatcattttcttctggtttaatctctatagaaattgggtatgTGTCATGATATATAGCATAGCAGGAGATGAGCAatcaaacctgtcaatccagaatttatggaagtaaaaatctcctgggtagTGGGAGGCTGTAGAAGACTAGAGATAGTTCATTaagccagggatagctcttgttttcgaatatgagaagcttcctctgaaaaagttcatcaagtcattcctatttgatagggactcaaaataaaatgtattggtttgccatgttctacaccttccttctggtagaaaataatttatttaccatgtggaaaaacttcagttacttatgtgagtacagaatacctgcacttttacctgtgtatgttggttcaaattcaggaattcaacaccaaatagtacccaagttttaattagctgttgtttttctgcaaagccacacagatttctttcgttctttccttccttttctttcttctctctctccttccttccctcttcttcctcctccacctcttttttctctttgcccatatgtatatgccctcagcccagcagaggtggccagatccttttgaactgagtccccagcaccctaacaactaagcccagtgcaccttacctactcaacccccagccccctaaaaattatttataggatTCTCCCTGCTCGTGCAcccgcaggccagcagagggcgccagaacaaccaatacaaggtcgtgcacagccTCACCTCGGGCGGGGTGCACCCATCTACCCCAGGAAGCATGCAGgcctggagggagcagaggactgtgTTCTCGTCCCGCCAACACCCTGCCTGCGGTTCTGCTCCACATAAGAGCCGCTCAGGGACTCCaggcggatggatggatggaaggccAGGGGTGGacaagggaaggaggcagggaacccccaaatccctcctactccccttcctccccgcctccaccccacgtgtgagcaggactatgaatTCATAACTGCTTGAGATAAGAAGATTGCGGACCTGGGAAAACCGTTCCGGGTAGCAGCGCGTCGctggcggaagtcccgccccttatgGCTTCGCTTCCAGATCCGCCCCGCAGAGAACAGAGACTTCCGGGCTCGGAGGCACTGAGGCCGCcctaccatctccctggcctgggCTGTAAACACAAACCCTCTACTTACAAACAGACCTTTATCCCTTCGTTTCTCACTTCggagctcttgctggtcacggaagtcccaATGGTCCAAGATACATAGCCTCAGAGACCCAccagcctgagaactacaaacatggcttcggagcaaggacTTCCGGGATTGTATCGGAGAACTATAAAAATGGCGTCCACGTGGCGCAATGCATTCTGGGATTGCTCGTAGTCCCGAGTTTGATTCCTTCCCTGTCCGTTGCCTGGACCGTGGACCCTgagtcgcctacaaatcccaAAATCTCATGCGCGCTGTTTCCAGCATTATAAACGCTGCGAGGCGGAGATGCGCATGGAGAGACACACGACGGGCCCGGCTTTTGTATCTCTCTGTCCGGGGTAGGCGTGGGTTGATGACGCACTTCCggcctggtttttttttttctctcccgcTGGCGCGCTGGCCGGGGTCGTGAGCTGTCGTGGCGGTGTTTTGGGGGAAACGGTGGCCGCGCGCCCCGCTTTCCGGGAATCTCATCGGGGTCTCGTGGCCCCGGAGGCTGCGATGGCGGTGGCCTGCGCGGTCGTGTTGGCGTTGAAAGCAGAagcggaggaggaagagaaggatccCGGGGACTGGCGAGACCCCGAAACCTCCCGGAGATGCTTCTGGCGGCTGCGCTCCGGGGACGTGTCCGGCCCGGAGGAGGCGCTGAGCCGCCGGCGGGAGCTGTGCCGCCGCTGGCTGCGGCCCGAGCGGCGCTCCGAGGAGCGGATGCTGGAGCTGCTGGTCCTCGAGCAGTTCCTCAGCCTCCTCGCGCGCCGGCTGCAGGACCCCGTGCGCCACCTGCCCCCCGAGAgcggggaggaggcaggggcctGGGCGCGCGCCCTGCACCCGGCCTCCCCGCAGGTGAGGACCCCCCAAACCCCGAGACCGCAGGCGAATGAGTCTTCCCACCGCTGTGTCAAGAGCTCCGAGAGGGAAGGGCGCACTTTGGGGTTGAACAAGATCCACAGTCTAGGCCCAAGAAGGTGCAGCAGGGTTGTAGCTGGTCCCCTTGTTCCCTGATTAGCAGTGAGGAGGAGGTGGACACTGGCGCTCCCCTTGTCTCCCTTCCGCACATTCAGCCCAGTCAAAGCTGTCTGGAGATGCTGGCTAGCTCAAGCTAGCCCCGAAGTCGCGTTTCAGGGGTCCCTGAGTCCAGTCGAGGTGACGTGGGTCGCTTTGTTACCCTGCTACTCGGCTCACCAGCTCCTCGCTCTCAGCAGAGAAAGCGAGCACTAACTGAGGTCTTGCACACCTCCAGGGCACCCCGACTTTCAAGGCCAAGGCTGGATCACCGACCCGGGGAGAGTGGCAGCAGCTGGCCGCGGCCCCCCAGAATGGCTTGTGCAAAGAGAGCACTGAGGACTATGGGAGCACGGCCTTGCCCGGTGAGTGAGGCTCCTCTCTGATGCCCTGTGGTCCGCATGACTCTAGTGAGCCAGGGTCTCCTCCCggatgctgtgatgaaacaccctTCCCAGAATGCCCCAgttcctgtcctcctgcctctggaatTCCTCTTCTTCCCAGAATCCCCCAGttcccacccccccacacacctccCTCTCCACAAGCGCCCAGGGGAATAGTTCTTATAGATTGACACCTCCCCCCCCAACCCAACCGAGACCACGGGTCCTGACACTGACATTGGAGTCCCGGGCTGGGCCCGTTCTCTCTCTGCTCACATTCTCGCATTTCAGGCCTGGAGAACCAAGCTGCCTGGAACCCCATCCTGATCCCAAAGCAGGAGAAGGACTGCAAGAAGGAGGTCAAGCCTGCGCAGGCCTGGTACAAGGCGCGCCCCCAAGGACGGACCTCAACAGGGAAGAGAAACTACCTAAAGATGCTGTCCTGCCACCGCCACACCCCCAGGGttctccaggagagccaaggtaCCACAGCTACCATGCACGTCCCCTGTGGGGTCAACGAGGAAGAGCTTTGGAGAAGTGGAGAGCCGGGGTGCACAGCCATCTCACAGGTCCCCTGTGGGGCCAAGGAGGAGGGGCTTTGGAGAAGTGACAACTTTGAGGAGGTTGTCACCGCCCTTGCCCTTGCTCAGGATCAACTTTACCACTTTTGTGAAGTAGTCCCCACTGGAGAACGAGTTTGCTGTGGGGAGTGGAGCCCAGCTCATCTCCTCCGTCTGCTACTTTGAGTCTGAAAAGGACTGGTGAGCCATGCTAATctcacttcccttccttcctacttcatctcttcctctccatcctttTCTTCCCAGCCCCCAACTCTTCTTAATTCATGTAGAAAGCATTTTCTCCTGACTGCCTTGGAGCAGTTGACTGTATGTGTTCGCTGAGAGGTCATAGGTGGACTGGACCTTACTGTGGTCGGACATGTAGTCCCTGGACGTGAGCTGTATGTCAGCCCCTCGGGCCAGTGTGGTGCACAGGCCTGTGATTCTAGCTTTATTTTGAGACCAGTGTGGGGTTCACAGGAAGTCGGAGGCAGCCTGAACTCTGTGTAGGAAGCTCTTCCCTGACAGAGAGCAAGCCAGCCTTCAGCAGGAGCAGCTGTGCACTGTAGGGAGCCCATGAAACTACTCCATAAATGTAGCTAACATTGTCTGTGGATTTCAGAATTGAAATGGTTTTTATAAACATATAGATCAGTTTTATTTGGAGGGGGTTTATGGGGCGGCTTGGAAAATGCCGCTGTTTTTATCTGTGAAGACAGTGTAAACtaggtttttttccttcctcaggTGGGTGAGCAAGCACATTAAGAAGCCCATTCCACAGTCCTCAGCTTGGGCTGGCACCCCAACAACATTTTGCTGGCTGTAGCATCATGTGACTTCAAATCCAGGTGAGGATAAATGGGCACTGCCTGTTGCTCAGCACTGACAAGGTACCCATTGGGCTCCTTTATTTGCAAAGTACAGTACCTTGTGAGCAGCTTGGTGATAAAGAGAGCTTCTTTGTCTAGAAAAGGAGctggggctgggatgtggctcagcagctAGAGAACTTGCTGAGCTGGTTACCttcccccagcactgcagaagccCGGTAGGTGCTGcacgcctgtaaacccagcactgcaGCAGCTGTGCTGGTGGCTGGGTGCACAGCGTTAGCTGCTCGGCCATCGGGAGCCGCCTGGCCTGGGTCAGCCACGACAGCACAGTGTCTGTGGCCAACACCTCCAAGAGTGTTCAGTGAGTCCTCTCCTGGCTGGGGGGAGGGTTGGGGGGTACAGTTAGCGATCTATACATGCTGGCCCTACACGGCAGCGAGGGGAAGGGTGGACAGCTACCGATCTGGACACGCTCTCCTTGGCAGCTGGAGGAAGTGTATACAGTTGGCCACAGTCACTCTCGACACAGTAACCTAGAGCACTGTAGCTAGGGGGAGTGTATACAGCTCCCAGGATAGAGCAGCTGGGTCTCACTGGGGGTCAGTAACCCACACCTGCCCTTCAAGAAGCACCTGTAGACAGCAGGCCTGGTCCCAGCCACCCTCATGAAGATGATGGctgggagctgggaagatggctccacAGATGCCTGAATGTCTCTCACATCTGTGGTCCCCACCAGCCCCCAGGGAGATGGGAAGTGTGGTGgcgcaggaggctcagaagttcaagaccagcccggTCTTTGTCCCAGGAAACCAGAGCTGAAGTTGCTGCCACCACCCGGCACATGCACGCCCTCAGCTCCTTCCCCTGACACCACCCCAAACAGGACAGGGGCCATCTTTCTCCTGCCTTCGTGCCACCCCAGGTCTTCGGGAAGAGTCTGAATGGTGCTTTGTCACCAGACTGGTGAAGGTGGCTCGGTGGCAAGGGAAGAAGCCCAGAGTCCGCTTTCAGGCGGCTTGGCACttgccccccctcccccacccccttcgccccccccccccccccccggccagcCTAGGAATGTGCCTGGGTTATGGCCTCCTCCTGGCCACCCTGTGAGAATGCAGTGGCGTGGACAGTTCGGACGTCGTCCTCCCCGTGCTGACTCTACTAGTTCTCTTGTGAAAGGGTTACCATGGCAGAACTGTGCTCTGCGACAGCTTTGCTGGTGTcaagcttttattttgttttttggttgtttgcattttgttttgtttgttaaattaaatttctgttttttgtattaattatagtttatttgtagcccagctgtagctccctccctccccctgtcaTTCCTCCCATCATCTCTTCCTCCCTGtcattcctccctttctccccaccaaccctccttctttcctgcatcatccctccttccctccccacatctctccctccctccacatcatcccttcctccctcctcatcaTCCCTGCCATCCTCCCTTCCTGTCATCCCTCCCTCCAtatcatcccttcctccctcctcatcaTCCCTGCCACCCTCCCTTTCtgtcatccctccctccccatcatcccttcctccctcctctcctccctgctcctcccccagtctactgctAGGGGAAGTCCCCCCCTTCCAtataaccctagtctatcaggtctcatcaggactggctataatgtcctcctctgtggcctggcaagactgctcctctctcgggtggtggtgggggaagtcaaagagccgaCCTCGTAGGTCATGTCAGAGATCTTGGTGTCAAGCTTTCACCCTTTCACATGAATACACTCTTACAAGCCAGACACGGTGGCGCAGGCCCACAGTCCCATCATCCAGGGAGCCGAGGCAAAGGGATCATGCGTTCgaggccattctggtctgcaGGGTAGGACCCTCATGTGAAGGTGGCACTGCCCGAGTTTGGTCCTCAGTGTGCACTTCACAAAGGAGGAGAACCATGTGTGATGCGTGTTTCCCCTGTGCAGTGTGTCGACTCTGAAGACAGAATTTCTACCACTGCTCAGTTTGTCCTCAGAGAAGAGCATCGTGGCCGAGGTGAGTGTGTGCCCCTCCTGGGATGCCTCCTGTGCTGGGCCCAGGACTTGCCTCACACACCCTCCCCCGCACACACTTTCCCACAGTGGGCACCCTAGCTGGGTGTCACCTGCCTGTGCCAGTCCCGGGATGTGCCCCTCACACCCTCCCCTGTACACAGTTCCCCGCACACAGTGTACCTACTTGCATGGTGCCACTTGGCTGTGGCAGTCAAACAAGGTGCATGTGCTGCCCAGAGCCCacacagagaagggagagaacagaTTCTCACAGTCGTCCGCTGACCTGTGTACCAAACACACAGCATAATGAACTAATAACAACCTGAAATGATAGTGAGTGTGTAAAGGCCCTTCTCACGGGCTGTGCTGTTGCCTCAACGCTCGAGTCCAGCCAAGCTGGcatctgaggaggaggaggaggctgtctCTGAAAGCTCTGCAGGGTGAAGTTGGCTCACCCTGGTGTCCCTTgtctgcccagctctgcaggcATCTTGGGGTGAAGGCTCTATAAGAAGTCtccctatttgtttgtttcctttggggTTGTGGATTGGGATGGAACCTGGAACTCCTGAAGGCCGATTTCAAAAGCCAGGAAGGGTCTGGCCGCCCAAGCAGGCTGCTCTCAGAGGCCTTGTTGAGGACTGGTTGGCTTCAGCCATGCTCCGGTCACTTTTGAGCTTGGAAGGAGAAAGTAGTTCTTTGTGTCCGCATCTGCTGAGCCCTGTTCTGTCCCTACCAGCCCCGTGCTGAGGCTGtggcctttcctccttccctccctgtcttcctccctgctgccttcccctccctctccttcccccttcctcactctctctcctgtctccctctccctccccttttccttacTTCTccattccccttctctctccctttaccttcatctccttccccctccttttccctcctctctctctccctctttctctcactctcccttcctctctctgcctctctccttctttctccctttctctctgtccctctcttttctcccgttctctccctctctcttactcctctctccctctctcccgttctctctcccttcctctctctctccgtctctttccctccctatctctctttctccctccttttcactctccttctcctctgacaccagatggctgtgagccaccatgtgagtcctgggactctttcaagacctctggaagagtagccagcactctcaaccgctgagccatccctgTAGCtccctgaccttgaacttgtaaccttcctgcctccaccttcagaTGGGTAGGGCTCTATGCAAACACCAGTACCCAGTGTATGGCTCTGGGGACCTGGCCAAGGCCTGATGTAGTCTTGGGCTTACCTGCTGGACCACATCCCGGGTGAGTGATGAGCCCTCCCACTCTAGGACAGGGTCTCGTCATGTAGCCCTGAGGGATCTGGAGCCTAGTGCACCCCCAGCTATCCGTCGGTGTGGGGCTTGGGGGAATGGCCTCACTCCCTC
This region includes:
- the LOC132651295 gene encoding zinc finger protein 394-like isoform X1: MAVACAVVLALKAEAEEEEKDPGDWRDPETSRRCFWRLRSGDVSGPEEALSRRRELCRRWLRPERRSEERMLELLVLEQFLSLLARRLQDPVRHLPPESGEEAGAWARALHPASPQGTPTFKAKAGSPTRGEWQQLAAAPQNGLCKESTEDYGSTALPGLENQAAWNPILIPKQEKDCKKEVKPAQAWYKARPQGRTSTGKRNYLKMLSCHRHTPRVLQESQGTTATMHVPCGVNEEELWRSGEPGCTAISQVPCGAKEEGLWRSDNFEEVVTALALAQDQLYHFCEVVPTGERVCCGEWSPAHLLRLLL
- the LOC132651295 gene encoding zinc finger protein 394-like isoform X2 is translated as MAVACAVVLALKAEAEEEEKDPGDWRDPETSRRCFWRLRSGDVSGPEEALSRRRELCRRWLRPERRSEERMLELLVLEQFLSLLARRLQDPVRHLPPESGEEAGAWARALHPASPQGTPTFKAKAGSPTRGEWQQLAAAPQNGLCKESTEDYGSTALPGLENQAAWNPILIPKQEKDCKKEVKPAQAWYKARPQGRTSTGKRNYLKMLSCHRHTPRVLQESQGG